The DNA region GAGCAGGTCAATGTCGCCCAGAGTGAGGTCCGCCTTCTCCAGCGCTTTCTTTGACGCCGGCACGGGTCCCATACCCATGTACGCGGGGTCGACTCCCGCCGTCGCGTACGCTATGAGTCTGGCGACTGGTTTGACCCCCTTGCGCTGCACAAATGATTCACCGGCGAGCACGAGTGCACCGGCGCCGTCGTTGATGCCGGAAGCATTGCCGGCGGTGACCGTGCCTTCCTTTCGGAAAGCCGGTTTCATGGCGGCAAGCTGCTCGTAGGTCGCTCCCTTGCGCGGGTGCTCGTCAACCTTGAACGTAAAAGGTTCCTTCCCGCGTTGCGGTACGTATACGGGGACTATCTCGTCGTTGAACCTACCTTCGGCTATCGCCTTTTCGGCCTTGTTGTGGCTCTCGACGGCGAATCGATCCTGCTCCTCCCTGGTGATCCCGTACTTCTGAGCGATGTTCTCAGCCGTGAGGTCCATGGCGCCCCCGAGCGGGTCGTCGAGACCCAGCCGGAGAGTATCGAAGATGCCGGTGTGGCCCATTCTCGCCCCCCATCTTACCGCTGGCACCAGGTACGGAGCGAGGCTCATGTTCTCAGCGCCGCCGGCTATCACGCACTCGCAGTCACCCGCCAGAATAGCTTGAGCGCCCGATATTATTGCGACCATACCGGAGGAGCAGTTGCTATTCACAGTATAGGCGGGGACTTCGATGGGGAGGCCCGCCTTGACGGCGATCTGCCTCGCCGGGTTGCCGCCCTGCGCATCGGTCACAAGGGCGTTGCCGAAAACCACTGCGTCGACGTCCGCCGGCTTCAGTCCCGCCCTTTCTACCAACGCCCTGACTACAACTACGCCAAGGTCAACCGGGTACATCGACTTGAGAGTCCCGCCGAACGTGCCTATGGCAGTCCTGCATGCTTCGAGGATGTAGACAGGCTTCATGCACTCACCTCCCGGATTACATGTACCAGCCGCCGTTGACGCTGAGCGTCTGGCCGGTCACATAACTGGAATCATCGCAGCACAGGAACAGCGCGACCTTCGCGACTTCTTCAGGGGAACCGATCCTGCCTATGGGTATCTGGGCCTTGCAGATCTCGCGAACCTTCTCGGGAACAACCCTGGTCATCTCGGTGTCGATGAACCCGGGAGCGATCGCGTTTACCCTGATGTTGAACCTGGCCAGTTCGAGGGCCATGGTCTTGGTCATACCTACAAGTCCGGACTTGGCTGCGGAGTAGTTAACCTGCCCCATGTTCCCACGCAACCCGCTTATGGAAGAGATGTTGACGATAGCGCCTCCTGCGCCTGAAGCCGAGTTCACCTGGGCGAAGGCTTGAGCGCACAAGAACGCGCCCTTGAGATCGACCCGCAGAACGTTGTCCCACTGCTCCTCAGTCATCTTGGTCAGAAAGGCGTCCCTGT from Bacillota bacterium includes:
- a CDS encoding acetyl-CoA C-acetyltransferase, which translates into the protein MKPVYILEACRTAIGTFGGTLKSMYPVDLGVVVVRALVERAGLKPADVDAVVFGNALVTDAQGGNPARQIAVKAGLPIEVPAYTVNSNCSSGMVAIISGAQAILAGDCECVIAGGAENMSLAPYLVPAVRWGARMGHTGIFDTLRLGLDDPLGGAMDLTAENIAQKYGITREEQDRFAVESHNKAEKAIAEGRFNDEIVPVYVPQRGKEPFTFKVDEHPRKGATYEQLAAMKPAFRKEGTVTAGNASGINDGAGALVLAGESFVQRKGVKPVARLIAYATAGVDPAYMGMGPVPASKKALEKADLTLGDIDLLECNEAFAAQILGVERELKWDRARMNVNGGAIALGHPVGATGAILITKIVYEGRKRNAKYGLATLCVGGGQGAAIVIGLEPA
- the fabG gene encoding 3-oxoacyl-ACP reductase FabG; protein product: MDRLEGKVAVVTGGARGIGKALCEVFAREGAAVVVGDVQLDLARSVAGAIVESGGKALAVPLDVGDKSQVTACFEAAVRQFGGVDALLNNAGINRDAFLTKMTEEQWDNVLRVDLKGAFLCAQAFAQVNSASGAGGAIVNISSISGLRGNMGQVNYSAAKSGLVGMTKTMALELARFNIRVNAIAPGFIDTEMTRVVPEKVREICKAQIPIGRIGSPEEVAKVALFLCCDDSSYVTGQTLSVNGGWYM